Below is a window of Variovorax sp. TBS-050B DNA.
TCCTGATCTCGCTGCTCGGCGGCTCGGCGGTGCAGATCGGCGGCCCGGCCGGCGCCTTCATCGTGATCGTCTACGGCATCGTCGAGCGCTACGGCGTCGCGAACCTGCTGATCGCCACCGCCTGCGCCGGCGTGCTGCTGTTCCTCGCCGGGCTGTCGGGGCTGGGCCGGCTGGTGCGCTTCGTGCCGCTGTCGATCGTGGTGGGCTTCACCAACGGCATCGCGGTGCTGATCCTGCTGTCGCAGCTCAAGGACCTGCTCGGGCTCACGGTCGAGAAGATGCCGGCCGACGTGTTCTCGCAACTGCATGCGATGGCGCTGCAGATCGGCACCTTCAATCCGTATGCCTTCGCGCTCGGCGTGGCCTGCGTGGCCGGGCTGATGGTCTGGCCGCTGCTGCTGAAGGACGGCTCGGGCGTGGGCCGCGCGGTGCTGCGCGTGGCGGGCCGCGTGGCGCGCGCGCGCCTGGTGCAGGCGGGCGGACGGCTGCCGGGGCCGATCGTCGCGCTGGTCACGCTCACGCTGGTGTCCTGGGGCTTCGCGCTGCCGGTGGAGACCATCGGCACGCGCTTCGGCGGCATTCCCGAGGGCGTGCCGGCGTTCGCGCTGCCCGACTTCTCGTGGAAGACGGTGAAGCAGCTCGTCACGCCCACGCTGACCATCGCGCTGCTCGGCGCGATCGAATCGCTGCTGTGCGCCCGCGTGGCCGACCAGCTGATCGACCCGCCGCGCCACGACCCGAACCAGGAACTGATGGCGCAGGGCATCGCGAACATGGTGACGCCCTTCTTCGGCGGCATGCCGGCGACCGGCACCATCGCGCGCACCGTGACCAACATCCGTTCCGGCGCCACCTCGCCGGTGGCGGGCATGGTGCATGCGCTCACGCTGGCGGTGGTGGTGCTGCTCGCGGCGCCGCTCGCGCGGCACGTGCCGCTCGCGGTGCTGGCGGGCATCCTGGTCTTCGTGGGCCTCAACATGGGTGAGTGGCGGGAGTTCACGCCGGGGCAATTGCGCCACTTCAGCCGCCATTACCGGCTGCTGATGCTCGGCACCTTCTTCCTGACGGTGGTGTTCGACCTCACGGTGGCGGTGCAGGCCGGCATCGTGCTGGCCTGCGCGCTGTTCATCCGGCGCATGAGCGGGCTGTTCAGCGTCGAGCTGGTCACGCTGCAGCCGCCGGTGCTGACCTACCGGCTCTACGGCGCGCTGTTCTTCGGTGCGGCGGCCCGGCTCGACGAGGCGATCCATGCGGCGGAGAACGCACCGCGCGGCATGACGCTGGTGCTCGACGCCACGCACCTGATCTACCTCGACGCGACGGGGGTGGACGCGCTGCGCCAGCTGCACCGCGCGGTGCTCGCGCGCGACGGGCTGCTGCGGCTCGAATCGCTGCAACCGCAGCCGCTGGAGGTGATCGTGCGCTCGGGCTTTGCGGAGGAGCTGACCAGCGGGCAGCCGCGCGAGGCGGAGCCCTGAGCGCTCAGGGCGCCTCGGTGCGCCGGTCGGGCGAGGAGCCGCTGCGCACCACGCGCTGGTCGTCGTTGAGCACCGCGGTGAAGACCATCGGCGAATTCGGCGGCTGCACCCAGCGCCATTCCCACTCGTACTCGCGCCGGAGCGCATAGGGCGTGACCTTCGCGGGCTTGCCGAGCAGCTTGCGCATGTCTTCCATCGCCATGCCGGGCTGGACTTTCGCGAAGTTCTCGGGCGTGAGCACCTGGCGCAGGGCGCTCATCTTCCCGTCGGGCCCGATGGTGATCATGTAGTTCTTCTGGCCCTGCGGCTGGCGGTTGTACTCGAACACGCGGCCGTTGCCGGGCGCATCCCAGATGTTCTCGGGCTCGCCGAAGCGCGCGCGCACGTCGGCCTCGGTCGAAACGCCCTCCTCCAGTTCGCCGATGCGCTGCGGATCGCAGCCCGCCAGCCCGGCGAGCGCCGCCGCCAGGAGGGTCGCCCGAAGTGCCGCCGCCGCGCCGGTCCGGCGCCCTTGTCCTTGCTTCATGCCATCCCCGGTAAAATTCGCGCTCCAAAGGTCCAGCAGTCTATGTCCATCTTCCGCCGCCCCCACTACACCTCCGAGATCACCAACTTCATCGAGGAGATGAAGGCCAAGAAGCCGACGCTCGAGGCCGAACAGCGCGCCGGACGCGCGCTGCTCTGGGACAAGCACCTCGACCGCAGCCTGCTCGAGGAATACCAGGAAGCACGCATCCCGCAGCAGCCCTACGTCTACCAGACGCGCGGCAAGTGATGGCGCGGCTCCGGCATCGCCTTTGCCGGTGCGCGTCTGACGCTACCTAATTGATAGCGCATGCCCCGATGAAGGACAACGAGGACGACAACGGCACGCTGGTGGCCGGCATGCCCGACGTGGTCGACCAGGTCGCGATCGCCCGCCTCTACGGCGAGCCCCTGTTCGCGATGCCGAAGGACCTGTACATCCCGCCGGAGGCGCTGCAGGTCTTCCTCGAGGCCTTCGAGGGCCCGCTGGACCTGCTGCTCTACCTGATCCGCAAGCAGAACTTCAACATCCTCGACATCCCGATGGCGGGGCTCACGCGGCAGTACCTGAGCTACGTCGACGAGATCCGCCAGACCAACCTCGAACTCGCGGCCGAGTACCTGCTGATGGCCGCGATGCTGATCGAGATCAAGTCGCGCATGCTGCTGCCGCCCAAGAAGGTGGCCGACGGCGAGGAGGCGGAAGATCCGCGCGCCGAGCTCGTGCGCCGCCTGCTCGAATACGAGCAGACCAAGCTGCAGGCCGCCGCGATCAGCGCGCTGCCGCAGTACGGGCGCGACTTCTGGAAGGGCCAGGTCTACATCGAGCAGTCGCTCAAGCCGCGCTTCCCGGACGTCAACGTGGTCGAGCTCCGCGATGCCTGGGCCGACATCATGAAGCGCGCCAAGCTCGTGCAGCACCACAAGATCTCGCGCGAGGAACTCAACGTGCGCGAGCACATGAGCATCGTGCTGCGCCACCTGCAGGGGCAGCGCTTCGTGGAGTTCGAGAAGCTGTTCGACGTCTCCCGCGGCGCGCCGGTGCTGATCGTCACCTTCATCGCGATGCTCGAACTGGCGAAGGAAACGCTGATCGACATCACGCAGGCCGAAGCCTTCGCGCCGATCTATGTCCGGCTGGCCTACTCGCCGGCCTGAAACCGCCGCACGAAGAACGCCTGCCGTGCGCGACTTCGACGTCCTCATCGTCGGCAGCGGCCTCGCCGGGCTCAGCGCGGCGCTGCTGCTCGCGCCCGCGCGGCGCGTGGCGGTGCTGACCAAGCGTGCACTCAACGACGGCTCCAGCGCCTGGGCGCAGGGCGGGATCGCGGCGGTGCTCGCCGCGGGCGACAGCTTCGATGCGCATGTGGAAGACACGCTGGTCGCCGGCGCGGGGCTGTGCGATCCCGCGGCCACGCGCCGGGTGGTCGAGCATGCGCCCGCGGCCATCCACTGGCTGCGCGAACTCGGCGTGCCCTTCTCGGAGGAGGACGGCGACCTGCATCTCACGCGCGAAGGCGGCCACAGCCAGCGCCGCATCGTCCACGTGACCGATGCCACCGGCGCGGCCGTGCAGCAGACGCTGATCGAGCGGGTGCGCGCCACGCCCGGGATCACGCTGTTCGAGCACCACACGCTGGTCGACCTGATCACCGGGCCGGCGCCCGGCCGCGGCAGGCCGGCCTGCCTCGGCCTCTACGCGCTCGACGACGCGAGCGGCGAGGTGCGGACCTTCCGCGCGCCGCACACCATCCTCGCGACCGGCGGCGCGGGCAAGGTGTACCTCTACACCACCAACCCCGACACCGCCACCGGCGACGGCATCGCCGCGGCCTGGCGCGCGGGCTGCCGGGTGTCGAACATGGAGTTCATCCAGTTCCACCCGACCTGCCTGCACCACCCGCATGCCAAGTCCTTCCTGATCAGCGAGGCGGTGCGCGGCGAGGGCGGGCTGCTGAAGCTGCCCGCATCGGCGGGCGGCACGCGCTTCATGCCCGACCATGACACGCGCGCCGAACTCGCGCCGCGCGACGTGGTCGCCCGCGCGATCGACTTCGAGATGAAGAAGCACGGGCTCGACTGCGTCTACTTGGACATCTCGCACCAGAGCCCCGCCTTCCTGCAGGCGCACTTTCCCAACATCCTCGCGCGCTGCGCCGCGCTGGGCATCGACATCACGCGCGAACCGATCCCGGTGGTGCCGGCGGCGCACTACACCTGCGGCGGCGTGCTCAGCGACCTGGGCGGGCGCACCGACGTCGAAGGCCTCTACGCCATCGGCGAGACGGCCTGCACCGGCCTGCACGGCGCCAACCGGCTGGCGAGCAATTCGCTCGTCGAATGCATGGTGTTCGCGCGCGCCGCGGCCGAGGCGATCGCCGCTGCGCCGGCGGCGGAACGCGCCGCGCTGCCGCCCTGGGATGCGAGCCGCGTGACCGACGCCGACGAGTCCGTGGTCATCTCGCACAACTGGGACGAGCTGCGCCGCTTCATGTGGGACTACGTCGGCATCGTGCGCACCAACAGGCGGCTGGAGCGCGCGAGCCGACGCATCGCGCTGCTGCAGGCCGAGATCGACGAGTTCTACGCGAACTTCCACGTCACGCGCGACCTGCTCGAACTGCGCAACCTGGTGCAGGTGGCCGAGCTGATCGTGCGCTCCGCGCAGGCCCGCCGCGAAAGCCGCGGCCTGCATTTCAGCCGCGACTATCCTTCGCTCGCCGAGCCCGCCGCACCCACGGTGCTGGTGCCGCCGGCCGACTGATCGACCCAACCGTCCCCGTTTTTTCAACCCAGGATGCCCGGCCACCGACGCCCGCAGGGAGAAACCCAACCATGTCGACCACCATGCCCGCAGACACGCCCCCGCCCGCCTCGCCCTACGGCACGCTGCCGCCCGCCTCCACGCCCGCCACGCGCAAGCCCGTGAGCCTGCCGCGCCTGGCCGACATGCATGCGCGCGGCGAGAAGATCGCGATGCTCACGGCCTATGACGCCACCTTCGCGGCCATGGCCGACCGCGCCGGCGTCGACTGCCTGCTGGTCGGCGATTCGCTCGGCATGGTCTGCCAGGGCCTCGCCAGCACGGTCGGCGTCAGCCTGGAGGCCATGCGCTACCACACCGACAGCGTCTCGCGCGGCCTGCGCCGCGTGCAGGGCACGGCCTGGCTGATCGCCGACCTGCCCTTCGGCAGCTACCAGCAGTCGCGCGAACAGGCGCTCGCGAGCGCCACGGTGCTGATGCAGGCCGGCGCCCACATGGTCAAGCTCGAGGGCGGCGGCTGGACCACCGAGACGGTGCGCTTCCTGGTCGAGCGCGGCATCCCGGTGTGCGCGCACCTGGGCCTCACGCCGCAGACCGTGCATGCGCTCGGCGGCTACCGCGTGCAGGGCAAGGGCGATGCGGCCGCCGCGCTGCTGAAGCAGCAGGCCCATGCGCTGCAGGATGCGGGCGCCGCGATGCTGGTGCTCGAGATGGTGCCGGCCGCGCTCTCGGCCGAGCTCACCGACGAACTGACGCACTGCGCCACCATCGGCATCGGCGCCGGCCGGTCCACCGCGGGACAGGTGCTGGTGTTGCACGACATGCTCGGCATGAACCTCGGCAAGATGCCGAAGTTCGTGCGCAACTTCATGGCCGAAGCGCCCGGCATCGCCGAGGCGATCGAGGCCTACGTGCGCGCCGTCAAGGACGGCAGCTTTCCCGACGACCAACGCCACGCCTGGTGAGAAAGAAGAGGACCCTCCGATGAAGATCGCACGCACCATTGCCGAACTGCGCGAGCACCTCGCCGGCTTCGAGCGCCCCGCCTTCGTCCCGACCATGGGCAACCTGCACGACGGCCATCTCGCGCTCGTGAAGCAGGCGATACCGCTCGGCGACGTGACCGTGGCCAGCATCTTCGTGAACCGGCTGCAGTTCCTGCCGCACGAGGACTTCGACACCTACCCGCGCACCTGGGAGAGCGACTGCGAGAAGCTGCGCGGGGCCGGCTGCAACCTGCTGTTCGCGCCCGACGAGCGCGCGCTCTACCCCGAACCGCAGACCTGCAAGGTGCATCCCGACCCGGCGCTCGCCGACATCCTCGAAGGGCATTTCCGGCCCGGCTTCTTCGTCGGCGTGTGCACCGTGGTGATGAAGCTGTTCCAGTGCGTGCAGCCGCGGGTGGCGGTGTTCGGCAAGAAGGACTACCAGCAGCTGATGATGATCCGCCACATGGTGCGCCAGTTCGCGATGCCGATCGAGATCGTGGGCAGCGAGACCTTCCGCGCGCCCGACGGGCTCGCACTGTCGTCGCGCAACGGCTATCTGAGCGAAACCGAGCGCGCGGAGGCGGTGCAGCTCTCGAAGGCCCTGCAGGCGATGGCCGAGGCGGTGCGCGCGGGCGGGCGCGACCTGGCCGCGATCGAGGCGCGGGCCATGCAGACGCTCGCGCAGCGCGGCTGGCAGCCGGACTACCTGGTGCTGCGGCGCCGTGCAGACCTGCGCGAGCCCGCGGCCGGCGATGCGCTCGTGGCGCTGGCGGCGGCGCGCCTGGGCAGCACCCGGCTGATCGACAACCTCGAGATCGAGGCACCGGCCGCGTCATGACCTACAGCGTCAAGGAAATCTTCTACACGCTGCAGGGCGAAGGCGGACAGGCCGGCATGCCGGCCGTGTTCTGCCGCTTCGCGGGCTGCAACCTCTGGTCCGGCCGCGAGGAAGACCGGGCCTCGGCCGTCTGCCGTTTCTGCGACACCGATTTCGTCGGAACCGACGGCACCCTGGGCGGCAAGTTCAGGACCGCCGCGCAGCTCGCCGACACCATCGCGGCCCAGTGGCCCGCCGGCGAGGCCGACCACCGGCTGGTGGTGCTGACCGGCGGCGAGCCGCTGCTGCAGGTCGATGCCGCGCTGGTCGAGGCGCTGCATGCGCGGCGCTTCCGCATCGCGGTGGAGAGCAACGGCACCGTCGAGGCGCCCGCGGGCATCGACTGGCTCTGCATCAGCCCCAAGGCCGGCGCGCCGTGGGTGCAGCGGCAGGGCCAGGAACTGAAGCTGGTGTGGCCGCAGCCGGGCTTCGACCTCGACGCCATGGCCCGCACCGGCCAGTTCGCGCACCGCTTCCTGCAGCCGATGGACGGGCCCGACCGGCTCGCCAACACGCAGCTGTGCATCGACGCCTGCATGCGCCAGCCGGCCTGGCGCCTCAGCGTCCAGACCCACAAGATCACCGGCATCCGCTAGGACTTTCTTCATGCGCTTCACCATCAGCCAACGCTTCTTCTTCGACGCCGCGCACACGCTCAAGCGCGAGATCGAGGCCGAGGGCAGCCGCCGCATCCACGGCCACACCTACCACGCGGAAGTGTGGCTCTCGGGACCGCGCGATCCCCAGACCGGCATGGTGGTCGACCTCGGCCTGCTGCGGCGGCATCTCGATGCGGTGCGCGAGCAGCTGGACCACCACCTGCTCGACGACGTGCCCGGGCTGCATCCGCCGACGCTCGAGAACCTGTGCCTGTTCATCGCCGATGCGCTGCCGGCGCTGCGGGAATCGCTGGTGCGCGTCCGGGTCTGGCGCGAGGCGCTCGGGGACGGCTGCACCCTGGATTTGCCCCCTCCCCCGCTGGGGGAGGGCTGGGGTGGGGGCACGGGGCCTGCCCAACGCCCCTGAGCGTTCGACCGCCGGGCGCCCCCATCCCGGCCTTCGCCCAGAGGGGGAAGGAGTGATTCAGGCCGCGCCGATGCCCGCGACCAGGCTGCCGGGCGCCTGGCCGTTCTTCAGGCCCGCGGTGAACGCGAGCATCCGGTCGATCGGCAGCCGCGCGCGCAGGCCGAGTGCCGGATCGACGTGGACCTGGCCCGCGCCGGTCTCCAGCGCGTTCGCCAGTTCGGCCAGGCCGTTCATCGCCATCCACGGGCAGTGCGCGCAGCTCTTGCAGGTGCCGCTGTTGCCGGCGGTGGGCGCCGCGATGAAGGTCTTGCCGGGATTCAGCGTGCGCAGCTTGTGCAGCATGCCGGTGTCGGTGGCGACGATGAATTCGGTCGCGTCCATGCGCTGCGCGGCGCCGAGGATGACCGAGGTGGAACCCACCGCATCGGCCAGCGCGATGACCTCCGACGGCGATTCGGGATGGACCAGCACCTTGGCGTTCGGATGGTCCTTCATGAGCAGTTCGAGCTCCAGCGCCTTGAACTCGTCGTGCACGATGCAGGCGCCGTTCCAGCTCACCATGTCGGCGCCGGTCTGGCCCCGGATGTAGTCGCCCAGGTGGCGGTCCGGCCCCCAGAGGATCTTCTGTCCCGCCGCATGCAGCGCGCGCACCACGTCGAGTGCGCAGCTCGAGGTCACGAGCCAGTCCGCGCGCGCCTTCACGGCCGCGCTGGTGTTGGCGTAGACCACCACCGTGCGGTCCGGGTGCTGGTCGCAGAAGGCGCTGAAGTCCTCCACCGGGCAGCCGAGGTCGAGCGAGCAGTTGGCGTCCAGGTCGGGCATCAGCACGCGCTTCTCGGGCGAGAGGATCTTCGAGGTCTCGCCCATGAAGCGCACGCCCGAGACCACCAGCGTGGTCGCGGCATGGTCGCGGCCGAAGCGCGCCATCTCGAGCGAATCGCTCACGATGCCGCCGGTTTCCTCGGCCAGGTCCTGCAGGTCGGGATGCACGTAGAAGTGCGACACCATGACGGCATTGCGCTCGACCAGCAGGCGGCGGATGCGCTGCTTGAGCGCCTCGCGCTCCGCGGCCGAGGGCTCGGGCGGGACGCGCGCCCAGGCGTGGCGCGTGTCACAGACGGCGCCCGCGCGCACGGGCTGCTCGTAGTCGACGTCGATGACCGGGGATCGCATGGCCGGCTCAGCCTTCCTGGAAGCGCATCGAGTAGTCGACGGCCTTCACGTCCTTGGTCAAGGCGCCGACCGAGATGCGGTCCACGCCGGTCTCCGCCAGGGCGCGCAGGCCGTCGAGCGTGACGCCGCCCGAGATCTCGAGCACGGCGCGGCGCCCCTCGCCGGCCTCTTCGTTGATGCGCACGGCCTCGTGCAGCGTCGGCAGGTCCATGTTGTCGAGCAGCACCATGCGCACGCCGCAGGCGAGCGCCTCGCGCAATTGCGCGAGCGTCTCGACCTCGATCTCGACGAAGTCGGCACGCGCCGCGACGGACTCGGCCGCGCGCAGCGCCGCGGCCACGCCGCCGGCCGCGGCGATGTGGTTTTCCTTGATCAGCACCGCGTCGTACAGGCCGATGCGGTGGTTCAGGCCGCCGCCGGTGCGCACCGCGTACTTCTGCGCCAGGCGCAGCCCGGGCAGGGTCTTGCGGGTGTCGACGATGCGGGCGCGCGTGCCGCGCACCGCGTCGGCGTAGTGCGCCGTCCTGGTGGCGACCGCGCTCAGCAACTGGAGGAAGTTGAGCGCGGTGCGCTCGGCGGTCAGCAGCGCGCGCGCACTGCCTTCGATCTCGAGCACGGTCTGGTCGGCTGCGCAGCGCTCGCCCTCGGCGCAGAGCCACCGCAGGCGGGCCTGCGGATCGAGCTGCCGTACCGTGGCCTCGACCCAGGGCGCGCCGCAGACGACGGCCGCCTCGCGCGCCAGCACGCGCGCGCGGGCGCGGCGGGCGGGGTCGACCAGCGAAGCGGTCAGGTCGCCGTCCGCCACGTCTTCCTGCAGCGCACGCACCGCGTCCGCCTGGGCCAGCGCGGCCACCGCCGGCGCCGAGAAATCAAAGCGAAGGCTCATGGCTTTCCTGTCTCTTCGTTTTTTTTGGAATGAAGGTCGTCAGGCATCCGGCCGGACCGACTCGGGCACGGGATCGCGCCCGGTCAGCGAGGCGACGGCCTCCCCCGGGCCGAGGTGGCCGTCGAGCAGCGCGACCACGCTCTCGGCGATCGGCATCTCGATGCCCAGGCGCCGCGCGCGCTGCACCACGGTGCGGGCGCAATAGACGCCTTCGGCCACATGGCCCAGCGAGGCCACGGCCTGCGCGAGGGTCTGGCCCTGCGCGAGCAGCAGCCCCACCTTGCGGTTGCGGGAGAGATCGCCGGTGGCCGTGAGCACCAGGTCGCCGAGCCCGGAGAGGCCCATGAAGGTTTCCGCGCGCGCGCCCAATGCGAGCCCGAAGCGCGTCATCTCGGCCAGGCCGCGCGTGACGAGCGCCGCGCGCGCATTGAGGCCGAGCGCCAGGCCGTCGCACAGCCCGGTGGCGATCGCCAGCACGTTCTTGACTGCGCCGCCGACCTCCACGCCCACGATGTCGTCGTTGGCATAGACGCGCAGCGCCGGGCCGTGGAAGGCATCGACCAGGGCATCGCGCACCTCGGCATGGGGGCTGGCGGCGACCAGCGCGGTGGGGCGGCCTTCGGCGACCTCCTGCGCGAAGCTCGGGCCGCTGAGCACGCCGGCACGCAGTTCGGGCGCCACCTGGGCCCAGATCTCATGGGCCAGCAGGCCGAAGGCGTCCGGGTCGCCCGCGAGCGCCGGCTCCACGCCCTTGCAGAGCCACGCCACCGGTGCGCGGCTGCCGCGCAGCGCGGTGAGCTGTTCGCGCAGGGCCGCCATGGGCGTCGCGACGATGACGAGTTCGGCGCCGGCCTGCGCGGTGCGCAGGTCGCCTGAACGGACCGCCAGCTCGGGCGGCAGGCTCAGGCCCGGCAGGTAGCGGCGGTTTTCGCGCGCCTGCGAGATCGCTTCGGCCTGGGCGGCATCGCGCGCCCAGAGCGTGACCTCATGGCGGCCCGCCGCATTGACGGCCAGCGCCGTGCCCCAGGCACCGGCGCCATGAACGCAGATCTTCATCGGCGCTGGCGGCGTGCCGCCGGTTTACTGCGCGAGGGTGGGCGCAGGCTGGCCGGCGGCCTGGGCCTGCTGCTGCTCGTACATGGCCTGGAAGTTGATTTCCGCGAGGTGCACGGGCGGGAAGCCGCCGCGCTGGATCACGTCGGCGACGTTGCCGCGCAGGTACGGATAGACGATCTGCGGGCAGGCGATGCCGAGGATCGGACCCATCTGGTCTTCGGGCAGGTTGCGGATCTCGAAGATGCCGGCCTGCTTGGCTTCGACCAGGAACACGGTCTTGTCGCCGATCTTG
It encodes the following:
- the nadB gene encoding L-aspartate oxidase gives rise to the protein MSGWPTRRPETAARRTPAVRDFDVLIVGSGLAGLSAALLLAPARRVAVLTKRALNDGSSAWAQGGIAAVLAAGDSFDAHVEDTLVAGAGLCDPAATRRVVEHAPAAIHWLRELGVPFSEEDGDLHLTREGGHSQRRIVHVTDATGAAVQQTLIERVRATPGITLFEHHTLVDLITGPAPGRGRPACLGLYALDDASGEVRTFRAPHTILATGGAGKVYLYTTNPDTATGDGIAAAWRAGCRVSNMEFIQFHPTCLHHPHAKSFLISEAVRGEGGLLKLPASAGGTRFMPDHDTRAELAPRDVVARAIDFEMKKHGLDCVYLDISHQSPAFLQAHFPNILARCAALGIDITREPIPVVPAAHYTCGGVLSDLGGRTDVEGLYAIGETACTGLHGANRLASNSLVECMVFARAAAEAIAAAPAAERAALPPWDASRVTDADESVVISHNWDELRRFMWDYVGIVRTNRRLERASRRIALLQAEIDEFYANFHVTRDLLELRNLVQVAELIVRSAQARRESRGLHFSRDYPSLAEPAAPTVLVPPAD
- a CDS encoding NAD(P)H-dependent glycerol-3-phosphate dehydrogenase, producing the protein MKICVHGAGAWGTALAVNAAGRHEVTLWARDAAQAEAISQARENRRYLPGLSLPPELAVRSGDLRTAQAGAELVIVATPMAALREQLTALRGSRAPVAWLCKGVEPALAGDPDAFGLLAHEIWAQVAPELRAGVLSGPSFAQEVAEGRPTALVAASPHAEVRDALVDAFHGPALRVYANDDIVGVEVGGAVKNVLAIATGLCDGLALGLNARAALVTRGLAEMTRFGLALGARAETFMGLSGLGDLVLTATGDLSRNRKVGLLLAQGQTLAQAVASLGHVAEGVYCARTVVQRARRLGIEMPIAESVVALLDGHLGPGEAVASLTGRDPVPESVRPDA
- a CDS encoding DUF3460 family protein; translation: MSIFRRPHYTSEITNFIEEMKAKKPTLEAEQRAGRALLWDKHLDRSLLEEYQEARIPQQPYVYQTRGK
- the panB gene encoding 3-methyl-2-oxobutanoate hydroxymethyltransferase → MSTTMPADTPPPASPYGTLPPASTPATRKPVSLPRLADMHARGEKIAMLTAYDATFAAMADRAGVDCLLVGDSLGMVCQGLASTVGVSLEAMRYHTDSVSRGLRRVQGTAWLIADLPFGSYQQSREQALASATVLMQAGAHMVKLEGGGWTTETVRFLVERGIPVCAHLGLTPQTVHALGGYRVQGKGDAAAALLKQQAHALQDAGAAMLVLEMVPAALSAELTDELTHCATIGIGAGRSTAGQVLVLHDMLGMNLGKMPKFVRNFMAEAPGIAEAIEAYVRAVKDGSFPDDQRHAW
- a CDS encoding outer membrane protein assembly factor BamE, whose amino-acid sequence is MKQGQGRRTGAAAALRATLLAAALAGLAGCDPQRIGELEEGVSTEADVRARFGEPENIWDAPGNGRVFEYNRQPQGQKNYMITIGPDGKMSALRQVLTPENFAKVQPGMAMEDMRKLLGKPAKVTPYALRREYEWEWRWVQPPNSPMVFTAVLNDDQRVVRSGSSPDRRTEAP
- the panC gene encoding pantoate--beta-alanine ligase is translated as MKIARTIAELREHLAGFERPAFVPTMGNLHDGHLALVKQAIPLGDVTVASIFVNRLQFLPHEDFDTYPRTWESDCEKLRGAGCNLLFAPDERALYPEPQTCKVHPDPALADILEGHFRPGFFVGVCTVVMKLFQCVQPRVAVFGKKDYQQLMMIRHMVRQFAMPIEIVGSETFRAPDGLALSSRNGYLSETERAEAVQLSKALQAMAEAVRAGGRDLAAIEARAMQTLAQRGWQPDYLVLRRRADLREPAAGDALVALAAARLGSTRLIDNLEIEAPAAS
- the nadC gene encoding carboxylating nicotinate-nucleotide diphosphorylase, which encodes MSLRFDFSAPAVAALAQADAVRALQEDVADGDLTASLVDPARRARARVLAREAAVVCGAPWVEATVRQLDPQARLRWLCAEGERCAADQTVLEIEGSARALLTAERTALNFLQLLSAVATRTAHYADAVRGTRARIVDTRKTLPGLRLAQKYAVRTGGGLNHRIGLYDAVLIKENHIAAAGGVAAALRAAESVAARADFVEIEVETLAQLREALACGVRMVLLDNMDLPTLHEAVRINEEAGEGRRAVLEISGGVTLDGLRALAETGVDRISVGALTKDVKAVDYSMRFQEG
- the queE gene encoding 7-carboxy-7-deazaguanine synthase; translation: MTYSVKEIFYTLQGEGGQAGMPAVFCRFAGCNLWSGREEDRASAVCRFCDTDFVGTDGTLGGKFRTAAQLADTIAAQWPAGEADHRLVVLTGGEPLLQVDAALVEALHARRFRIAVESNGTVEAPAGIDWLCISPKAGAPWVQRQGQELKLVWPQPGFDLDAMARTGQFAHRFLQPMDGPDRLANTQLCIDACMRQPAWRLSVQTHKITGIR
- the nadA gene encoding quinolinate synthase NadA, producing MRSPVIDVDYEQPVRAGAVCDTRHAWARVPPEPSAAEREALKQRIRRLLVERNAVMVSHFYVHPDLQDLAEETGGIVSDSLEMARFGRDHAATTLVVSGVRFMGETSKILSPEKRVLMPDLDANCSLDLGCPVEDFSAFCDQHPDRTVVVYANTSAAVKARADWLVTSSCALDVVRALHAAGQKILWGPDRHLGDYIRGQTGADMVSWNGACIVHDEFKALELELLMKDHPNAKVLVHPESPSEVIALADAVGSTSVILGAAQRMDATEFIVATDTGMLHKLRTLNPGKTFIAAPTAGNSGTCKSCAHCPWMAMNGLAELANALETGAGQVHVDPALGLRARLPIDRMLAFTAGLKNGQAPGSLVAGIGAA
- a CDS encoding 6-carboxytetrahydropterin synthase, encoding MRFTISQRFFFDAAHTLKREIEAEGSRRIHGHTYHAEVWLSGPRDPQTGMVVDLGLLRRHLDAVREQLDHHLLDDVPGLHPPTLENLCLFIADALPALRESLVRVRVWREALGDGCTLDLPPPPLGEGWGGGTGPAQRP
- a CDS encoding SulP family inorganic anion transporter; protein product: MHSPMNLTRFRPRLLDAMAGYDRQRFFKDVGAGATVGIVALPLAMAFAIASGLKPEAGIWTAIIAGFLISLLGGSAVQIGGPAGAFIVIVYGIVERYGVANLLIATACAGVLLFLAGLSGLGRLVRFVPLSIVVGFTNGIAVLILLSQLKDLLGLTVEKMPADVFSQLHAMALQIGTFNPYAFALGVACVAGLMVWPLLLKDGSGVGRAVLRVAGRVARARLVQAGGRLPGPIVALVTLTLVSWGFALPVETIGTRFGGIPEGVPAFALPDFSWKTVKQLVTPTLTIALLGAIESLLCARVADQLIDPPRHDPNQELMAQGIANMVTPFFGGMPATGTIARTVTNIRSGATSPVAGMVHALTLAVVVLLAAPLARHVPLAVLAGILVFVGLNMGEWREFTPGQLRHFSRHYRLLMLGTFFLTVVFDLTVAVQAGIVLACALFIRRMSGLFSVELVTLQPPVLTYRLYGALFFGAAARLDEAIHAAENAPRGMTLVLDATHLIYLDATGVDALRQLHRAVLARDGLLRLESLQPQPLEVIVRSGFAEELTSGQPREAEP
- a CDS encoding ScpA family protein; this encodes MKDNEDDNGTLVAGMPDVVDQVAIARLYGEPLFAMPKDLYIPPEALQVFLEAFEGPLDLLLYLIRKQNFNILDIPMAGLTRQYLSYVDEIRQTNLELAAEYLLMAAMLIEIKSRMLLPPKKVADGEEAEDPRAELVRRLLEYEQTKLQAAAISALPQYGRDFWKGQVYIEQSLKPRFPDVNVVELRDAWADIMKRAKLVQHHKISREELNVREHMSIVLRHLQGQRFVEFEKLFDVSRGAPVLIVTFIAMLELAKETLIDITQAEAFAPIYVRLAYSPA
- the secB gene encoding protein-export chaperone SecB, giving the protein MADQQENPVFQIQRVYLKDLSLEQPNSPAILLEQEQPTVDIQLGVDAQPVADGIFEVTVSATVQTKIGDKTVFLVEAKQAGIFEIRNLPEDQMGPILGIACPQIVYPYLRGNVADVIQRGGFPPVHLAEINFQAMYEQQQAQAAGQPAPTLAQ